A DNA window from bacterium contains the following coding sequences:
- a CDS encoding Smr/MutS family protein, whose protein sequence is EECLARGLREVRFIHGKGIGVQRTIVQEILAAHPEVEAFGHPSDASGWGATVASLRPREGR, encoded by the coding sequence CGAGGAGTGCCTCGCCCGCGGCCTGCGCGAGGTGCGCTTCATCCACGGCAAGGGCATCGGGGTGCAGCGGACCATCGTGCAGGAGATCCTGGCCGCGCATCCGGAGGTGGAGGCGTTCGGGCATCCGTCCGACGCGTCGGGGTGGGGCGCGACGGTGGCGAGCCTGCGCCCGCGGGAGGGCCGCTGA
- a CDS encoding co-chaperone GroES — MGRLKKELIVVGDRLLIRPEEGEERTNAGLILPQTAVASRQARGGWVVSVGPGTPVISPLDFGEDGWGDDDSLPPRFMPMQAQEGDYALFLHKAAVEITFEEKKYLIVPNNAVLVLVREGFDAEHEAGWEERNSN, encoded by the coding sequence TTGGGACGCCTGAAGAAAGAACTCATCGTCGTCGGTGATCGCCTGCTCATCCGCCCGGAGGAGGGAGAGGAGCGCACCAACGCCGGCCTGATCCTGCCGCAGACGGCCGTGGCCTCGCGCCAGGCCCGCGGCGGTTGGGTGGTTTCGGTGGGCCCGGGCACGCCGGTCATCTCGCCCCTGGACTTCGGCGAGGACGGCTGGGGCGACGACGACAGCCTGCCGCCCCGCTTCATGCCCATGCAGGCCCAGGAGGGCGACTACGCGCTCTTCCTGCACAAGGCCGCCGTCGAGATCACCTTCGAAGAGAAGAAGTACCTGATCGTTCCGAACAACGCGGTGCTCGTGCTGGTGCGCGAGGGCTTCGACGCCGAGCACGAGGCCGGCTGGGAGGAACGGAACTCGAACTAG
- a CDS encoding SDR family oxidoreductase produces the protein MTIDRFVDPDDGDADAPAEGFLASRTALVTGAARRVGRALALALAAEGAHVVIHHHTAVDEAKALAKEIRHRGGSADVLPGDLADAAVARALPARAAELSGNPLDILVNNAAGFVRADFAATDAATWDRLHAVNLRAPFLLAQGFAAQLPAKWTGDIVNLNDARSLVGDPEHFAYAVAKVGLQGLTRNLARALAPRIEVNEIALGAVLAPDAGDYLHTTRDELPAGRFPHLDEVISAMMFILGTRGVSGQTIRIDGGQFLA, from the coding sequence ATGACCATCGACCGCTTCGTCGACCCCGACGACGGGGACGCCGACGCCCCCGCCGAGGGCTTCCTCGCCAGCCGCACCGCCCTGGTGACCGGCGCCGCCCGCCGCGTGGGGCGCGCCCTGGCCCTGGCTCTCGCCGCCGAGGGCGCCCATGTCGTCATCCACCATCACACCGCGGTCGACGAGGCCAAGGCGCTGGCGAAGGAGATCCGGCACCGGGGCGGCAGCGCCGACGTGCTGCCGGGCGATCTGGCCGACGCCGCCGTGGCCCGCGCCCTGCCCGCGCGCGCGGCCGAACTGAGCGGCAACCCCCTCGACATCCTGGTGAACAACGCCGCGGGCTTCGTGCGGGCCGACTTCGCCGCCACCGACGCGGCGACCTGGGACCGCCTGCACGCCGTGAACCTGCGTGCGCCCTTCCTCCTGGCCCAGGGCTTCGCGGCGCAGCTGCCCGCGAAGTGGACCGGCGACATCGTCAACCTCAACGACGCGCGGTCCCTCGTCGGCGACCCCGAGCATTTCGCCTACGCCGTGGCGAAGGTGGGGCTGCAGGGGCTGACGCGGAACCTGGCCCGGGCCCTCGCGCCGCGCATCGAGGTGAACGAGATCGCCCTGGGCGCCGTGCTCGCGCCCGACGCCGGCGACTACCTGCACACCACGCGCGACGAGCTGCCTGCCGGGCGTTTTCCGCACCTGGACGAGGTGATCTCCGCTATGATGTTCATCCTCGGCACGCGCGGCGTGTCGGGCCAGACCATCCGCATCGACGGAGGCCAGTTCCTGGCCTGA
- a CDS encoding Smr/MutS family protein, whose product MGRKRRPRGDGDDPRPRRGMRRSIRFDAAEEWPEERRLHRGEDAPPEIMLRKLKLLAALERLEFQLRAHAVRGTPRVLVVHGKGSSSPGGVSILGPEVRKWCDAHPGLVVSWQEAPPRWGGAGAIVVNLRT is encoded by the coding sequence ATGGGCCGCAAGCGCCGGCCCCGTGGCGACGGCGACGATCCGCGGCCCCGCCGCGGGATGCGCCGCTCGATCCGGTTCGACGCCGCGGAGGAGTGGCCCGAGGAGCGCCGCCTGCACCGCGGCGAGGACGCCCCGCCGGAGATCATGCTGCGCAAGCTGAAGCTGCTCGCGGCCCTCGAGCGCCTCGAGTTCCAGCTGCGCGCCCACGCCGTCAGGGGCACGCCGCGGGTGCTGGTGGTGCACGGCAAGGGGTCGTCGTCGCCGGGCGGCGTGTCGATCCTCGGGCCCGAGGTCAGGAAGTGGTGTGACGCGCATCCCGGCCTGGTGGTATCATGGCAGGAGGCCCCCCCGCGTTGGGGCGGAGCGGGCGCCATCGTCGTCAACCTGCGCACCTGA
- a CDS encoding S9 family peptidase — protein MFPFRILRPSALPLLILLLAAAAPTLAADADTGGPAPVAVTEVLVSDAISLALPAFHDADRAGVSWDDLLAGLPALPGDDGSGAAWPADGDAFAGPGGTKVHWRARTAADGAVELGTDDATARYLAFTVGTDRWQEFTLTVTGDAPVAGTCGGAALAFDRKDGADGAPAVRTAKVKAAIGKQLVVLRTLRAPGSEATWTFSLSVTPGAADAATTVGSDAARPVDIHTVLDAPRVGSVAISPDGQLVAISLGEYRNGKDRESWLEVRETKSGRLVNLWRGSHAPGGVDWHPQGHKVTWQTTAGDKATLRTYDLDTGETAVVLADVEQLGGWAWTPDGGSIIYAVNRTAEADSRKVKRVHDPADRQPWWRNRSHLEQVFVPAGVTRRLTAGPVSADNWAVSPDGSRMVFFTSEQDLTARPYFTSTMHLMDLKTLAVEQVLDDPWIGGAIWSPDGKSLLLSGSPSAFDGLGRDLPDGMQANDYGGQLYLFDLAARRPSALTVDFRPDVGSVSWSRADGMIYARCTDTQFVTVWRLKPGGAWERVATGVEACDQFAVADDARIAVSRGTGSTSPNTVHVVDLKKNSAKLLLDPGAAWYADVVFGKVEPWVAKLDKGMDLDGFVYYPPGFDPARKYPVIVYYYGGTSPIDRSFGGRYPKNVWAGQDYVVYVPNPSGATGYGQEFAARHVNDWGRLTAPEVIEGTEKFLAAHPFADASKVGCMGASYGGFLTEYIITQTDLFAAAVSHAGISDISSYWGEGLWGYAYGARALAGSFPWADQELYIGQSALFQADRITTPLLLVHGDSDVNVPKGESDQLFTALKMLGKEVEYVQIVGQDHHILDHEQRIVWNDTILAFLAKHLKGRSAWWDALYPEPKDWR, from the coding sequence ATGTTTCCGTTCCGCATTCTCCGTCCGTCCGCGCTGCCGCTCCTGATCCTGCTGCTGGCCGCGGCCGCGCCGACCCTGGCCGCCGACGCCGACACCGGCGGTCCGGCCCCCGTCGCGGTGACCGAGGTCCTCGTCAGCGACGCGATCTCCCTGGCCCTGCCCGCCTTCCACGACGCGGACCGCGCGGGCGTGAGTTGGGACGACCTGCTGGCCGGCCTGCCCGCCCTGCCCGGCGACGACGGCAGCGGCGCCGCGTGGCCGGCCGACGGCGACGCCTTCGCGGGCCCGGGCGGAACCAAGGTGCACTGGCGTGCCCGCACGGCGGCCGACGGCGCGGTGGAGCTCGGCACCGACGACGCCACCGCCCGCTACCTGGCCTTCACCGTGGGCACCGACCGCTGGCAGGAATTCACCCTGACCGTCACCGGCGATGCGCCCGTGGCGGGCACCTGCGGCGGCGCGGCCCTGGCCTTCGACAGGAAGGACGGCGCCGACGGCGCCCCGGCCGTGCGCACCGCCAAGGTGAAGGCCGCCATCGGCAAGCAGCTCGTGGTGCTGCGCACCCTGCGCGCCCCCGGCAGCGAGGCCACCTGGACCTTCTCCCTCTCCGTCACGCCCGGTGCCGCCGACGCCGCCACGACGGTGGGCAGCGACGCCGCGCGCCCCGTCGACATCCACACCGTCCTGGACGCGCCGCGGGTGGGCAGCGTCGCCATCTCGCCGGACGGCCAGCTGGTGGCCATCAGCCTGGGCGAGTACCGCAACGGCAAGGACCGCGAGAGCTGGCTCGAGGTGCGGGAGACGAAGTCCGGCCGGCTGGTGAACCTGTGGCGCGGCAGCCATGCCCCCGGCGGCGTGGACTGGCACCCGCAGGGCCACAAGGTGACCTGGCAGACCACCGCCGGCGACAAGGCCACCCTGCGCACCTACGACCTCGACACCGGCGAGACCGCCGTCGTCCTGGCCGACGTCGAGCAGCTCGGCGGCTGGGCCTGGACCCCGGACGGCGGCTCCATCATCTACGCCGTCAACCGCACCGCCGAGGCCGACAGCCGCAAGGTGAAGCGGGTGCACGATCCGGCCGACCGCCAGCCCTGGTGGCGCAACCGCTCGCATCTGGAGCAGGTCTTCGTGCCCGCCGGCGTCACCCGCCGCCTGACCGCCGGTCCGGTGAGCGCCGACAACTGGGCCGTCTCGCCCGACGGCAGCCGCATGGTCTTCTTCACCAGCGAGCAGGACCTCACCGCCCGCCCCTACTTCACCAGCACCATGCACCTGATGGACCTGAAGACCCTCGCCGTCGAACAGGTGCTGGACGATCCCTGGATCGGCGGCGCCATCTGGAGCCCGGACGGGAAGTCGCTGCTCCTGAGCGGCTCGCCCTCGGCCTTCGACGGCCTGGGCCGCGACCTGCCCGACGGCATGCAGGCCAACGACTACGGCGGACAGCTCTACCTCTTCGACCTCGCCGCGCGCCGGCCTTCCGCCCTGACCGTCGACTTCCGGCCGGACGTCGGCTCGGTGAGCTGGTCGCGCGCCGACGGCATGATCTACGCGCGCTGCACCGACACGCAGTTCGTCACGGTGTGGCGGCTGAAGCCGGGCGGCGCGTGGGAACGGGTCGCGACCGGCGTCGAGGCGTGCGACCAGTTCGCGGTGGCCGACGACGCCCGCATCGCCGTCTCCCGCGGCACCGGCAGCACCAGCCCCAACACGGTGCACGTGGTCGACCTGAAGAAGAACAGCGCGAAGCTGCTGCTCGATCCGGGTGCGGCCTGGTACGCCGACGTGGTCTTCGGCAAGGTCGAACCCTGGGTGGCGAAGCTCGACAAGGGCATGGACCTCGACGGGTTCGTCTACTACCCGCCCGGATTCGATCCGGCCCGCAAGTACCCGGTCATCGTCTACTACTACGGCGGCACCTCGCCCATCGATCGCAGCTTCGGCGGCCGCTACCCGAAGAACGTCTGGGCCGGCCAGGACTACGTGGTCTACGTGCCCAACCCGAGCGGCGCCACGGGCTACGGCCAGGAGTTCGCCGCGCGCCACGTGAACGACTGGGGCCGGCTCACCGCGCCCGAGGTGATCGAGGGCACCGAGAAGTTCCTCGCCGCCCACCCCTTCGCCGACGCGTCGAAGGTGGGCTGCATGGGCGCGAGCTACGGCGGCTTCCTCACCGAGTACATCATCACCCAGACCGACCTCTTCGCCGCCGCCGTGAGCCACGCCGGCATCTCGGACATCAGCAGCTACTGGGGCGAGGGGCTGTGGGGCTACGCCTACGGCGCGCGCGCCCTGGCGGGCAGCTTCCCCTGGGCCGACCAGGAGCTGTACATCGGCCAGAGCGCGCTCTTCCAGGCGGACCGGATCACGACGCCGCTGCTGCTCGTGCACGGCGACAGCGACGTGAACGTGCCCAAGGGCGAGAGCGACCAGCTCTTCACCGCCCTGAAGATGCTGGGCAAGGAGGTCGAGTACGTGCAGATCGTCGGGCAGGACCACCACATCCTCGACCACGAGCAGCGCATCGTGTGGAACGACACGATCCTCGCCTTCCTGGCCAAGCACCTCAAGGGGCGTTCGGCGTGGTGGGACGCGCTGTATCCGGAGCCGAAGGACTGGCGGTAG